One window of Microbacterium sediminis genomic DNA carries:
- the der gene encoding ribosome biogenesis GTPase Der — MAAEDEYEGGPDRLAERMAELDEELAEARAATLRQSLEDYDLDEEDAALLAGLNLGEEGIEYLPALPVVAIVGRPNVGKSALVNRILGRREAVVEDTPGVTRDRVTYKAEWMDRRFSLVDTGGWEPDAKGIDRSVAAQSEIAIDLADVILFVVDAMTGATATDEHVVRLLRKTDKPVFLVANKIDDAVHEPEAAALWNLGLGEPYPVSAIHGRGVADLLDAVMKVLPKVSAVAKHEIGGPRRVAILGRPNVGKSSLLNKAAGEERVVVNELAGTTRDPVDEIVELGGKLWRLVDTAGIRRRVHLSQGADFYASLRTSAALEKAEVAVVVLDVSQPISEQDVRIIDLVLESGRALVLAFNKWDELLADDARGGDRRRLLEREIEQDLAHVAWAPRVNISAKTGRHLDKLVPALEMALASWDQRIPTGKFNAFITELVQEHPHPLRGGKQPRILFGTQAGTRPPTFVLFTTGFLDPGYRRFVQRRLRELYGFEGTPIVINMRVRERRQRK; from the coding sequence ATGGCCGCTGAAGACGAGTACGAGGGCGGCCCCGACCGCCTGGCCGAGCGCATGGCGGAGCTGGATGAGGAGCTCGCCGAGGCGCGCGCCGCCACGCTGCGCCAGAGCCTCGAGGACTACGACCTCGACGAGGAGGATGCCGCGCTGCTGGCCGGCCTCAACCTCGGCGAAGAGGGCATCGAGTACCTGCCGGCGCTGCCGGTGGTCGCGATCGTGGGACGCCCGAACGTCGGCAAGTCCGCGCTCGTGAACCGCATCCTCGGCCGCCGCGAGGCCGTCGTCGAGGACACCCCGGGCGTCACGCGTGACCGCGTCACGTACAAGGCCGAGTGGATGGACCGGCGCTTCTCGCTCGTCGACACCGGCGGGTGGGAGCCCGACGCGAAGGGCATCGACCGCTCGGTGGCGGCGCAGTCGGAGATCGCGATCGACCTGGCCGACGTGATCCTCTTCGTCGTCGACGCCATGACCGGCGCGACGGCCACCGACGAGCACGTCGTGCGCCTGCTGCGCAAGACCGACAAGCCCGTGTTCCTCGTCGCGAACAAGATCGACGACGCCGTGCACGAGCCCGAGGCCGCCGCGCTGTGGAACCTCGGGCTGGGCGAGCCCTACCCCGTCTCGGCGATCCACGGTCGCGGCGTGGCCGACCTGCTCGACGCGGTCATGAAGGTGCTGCCCAAGGTGTCGGCCGTGGCCAAGCACGAGATCGGCGGGCCGCGGCGCGTGGCGATCCTGGGCCGGCCGAACGTGGGCAAGTCGTCGCTGCTGAACAAGGCGGCGGGCGAGGAGCGCGTGGTCGTCAACGAGCTTGCCGGCACCACGCGCGACCCCGTGGACGAGATCGTCGAGCTCGGCGGCAAGCTGTGGCGCTTGGTCGACACGGCCGGCATCCGCCGCCGCGTGCACCTGTCGCAGGGCGCCGACTTCTACGCGTCGCTGCGCACCTCGGCCGCGCTCGAGAAGGCCGAGGTCGCGGTCGTGGTGCTCGACGTGAGCCAGCCGATCAGCGAGCAGGACGTGCGCATCATCGACCTCGTGCTCGAGTCGGGCCGCGCGCTCGTGCTCGCCTTCAACAAGTGGGACGAGCTGCTGGCCGACGACGCCCGCGGCGGCGATCGTCGCCGCCTGCTGGAGCGCGAGATCGAGCAGGACCTCGCCCACGTGGCGTGGGCGCCGCGCGTGAACATCTCGGCGAAGACGGGCCGTCACCTCGACAAGCTCGTGCCGGCGCTCGAGATGGCGCTCGCGTCGTGGGATCAGCGCATCCCCACCGGCAAGTTCAACGCGTTCATCACCGAGCTCGTGCAGGAGCACCCGCACCCGCTGCGCGGCGGCAAGCAGCCCCGCATCCTGTTCGGCACGCAGGCGGGCACGCGTCCGCCGACGTTCGTGCTCTTCACGACCGGCTTCCTCGATCCCGGTTACCGGCGGTTCGTGCAGCGCCGCCTCCGCGAGCTGTACGGCTTCGAGGGCACGCCGATCGTCATCAACATGCGCGTGCGAGAGCGGCGGCAGCGCAAGTGA
- the cmk gene encoding (d)CMP kinase, translated as MTDQTPIIAIDGPAGSGKSSVSKEIARRRGYGYLDTGAGYRALSWHVLSLGRDTADTDAVLDALSSFDLRLGLDPDDRTVAVQGTDVTAAIRTPEVTAAIAGFTRVAEVRAFLNGIFRRLAGESGLEGVVIEGRDITSVVAPDAPVRILMTASPEVRAQRRGLELGADTAEVLAAQAARDASDSHVLDLAQADPGVDVVDTSDLDFEQSIDAVLTVIDRKLGGRDGR; from the coding sequence ATGACTGACCAGACGCCGATCATCGCGATCGACGGACCCGCCGGATCGGGCAAGTCGAGCGTGTCGAAGGAGATCGCGCGCCGCCGCGGCTACGGCTACCTCGACACCGGTGCGGGCTACCGCGCGCTGTCGTGGCACGTGCTGTCGCTGGGCCGCGACACCGCCGACACCGACGCCGTCCTCGACGCGCTCTCGAGCTTCGACCTTCGCCTGGGGCTCGACCCGGACGACCGCACGGTCGCCGTCCAGGGCACCGATGTGACCGCCGCCATCCGCACCCCCGAGGTGACCGCCGCGATCGCCGGGTTCACCCGGGTGGCCGAGGTGCGCGCGTTCCTCAACGGGATCTTCCGCCGCCTGGCGGGGGAGTCGGGGCTCGAGGGCGTCGTGATCGAGGGTCGCGACATCACCTCGGTGGTGGCGCCCGACGCGCCCGTGCGCATCCTCATGACGGCCTCTCCCGAGGTGCGGGCGCAGCGCCGCGGCCTCGAGCTCGGCGCCGACACCGCCGAGGTGCTCGCCGCGCAGGCCGCCCGCGACGCGTCCGACAGCCACGTGCTGGATCTCGCGCAGGCGGATCCGGGCGTCGACGTGGTCGACACGAGCGATCTTGATTTCGAACAGTCCATCGACGCCGTGCTCACGGTGATCGACCGAAAGCTGGGAGGCCGCGATGGCCGCTGA
- a CDS encoding prephenate dehydrogenase, protein MSETRVRADGTVPGRISRVEGTVRIVGAGLLGASIGHALMRAGVDVALADTSRSQLRLAVDYGAGRAAAPGDAPALVVVCVPPDVVADVVEAELRAHPDAVVTDVASVKLQPLRELRERGVDLTRYIGSHPMAGRERGGAISARSDIFVGRPWVICRDGETSARDLALVESLALDLGAVPIEMTPEEHDRSVALVSHVPQVVASLLAARFVPAAAESLELAGQGVRDTTRIAHSAPELWVQILDANAAPVVEVLDALAADLAELSQALRRTDAPGSRRAIAEAIRRGNVGVERLPGKHGQRRHFVSFVVMIDDTAGQLGRLFGDLGELGVNVEDFRLEHSPGAPLGLAEIAVERSILETCVEGLEARGWRIASTDDD, encoded by the coding sequence GTGAGCGAGACGCGTGTGCGCGCCGACGGCACCGTCCCCGGCCGCATCTCGCGCGTGGAGGGCACGGTCCGCATCGTCGGCGCGGGGCTTCTCGGCGCGAGCATCGGCCACGCGCTGATGCGCGCGGGCGTCGACGTGGCGCTCGCCGACACGTCGCGGTCGCAGCTGCGCCTGGCCGTGGACTACGGCGCCGGCCGGGCCGCCGCCCCGGGCGATGCGCCCGCGCTCGTGGTGGTGTGTGTGCCGCCCGACGTCGTCGCCGACGTCGTCGAGGCCGAGCTGCGCGCCCACCCCGACGCCGTCGTCACCGACGTCGCCTCGGTGAAGCTGCAACCGCTGCGCGAGCTGCGCGAGCGCGGCGTGGACCTCACCCGGTACATCGGCTCGCACCCCATGGCGGGGCGTGAGCGCGGTGGGGCGATCTCGGCCCGCTCCGACATCTTCGTGGGCCGCCCGTGGGTGATCTGCCGCGACGGCGAGACCTCCGCGCGCGACCTCGCGCTCGTCGAATCGCTCGCACTGGATCTCGGTGCGGTGCCGATCGAGATGACGCCCGAGGAGCACGATCGCTCCGTCGCGCTCGTCTCGCACGTGCCGCAGGTTGTGGCGTCGCTCCTCGCTGCCCGCTTCGTGCCGGCCGCCGCCGAATCGCTGGAGCTGGCCGGGCAGGGCGTGCGCGACACCACGCGCATCGCCCACTCCGCGCCCGAGCTGTGGGTGCAGATCCTCGACGCCAACGCCGCGCCCGTGGTCGAGGTGCTCGACGCGCTCGCCGCGGACCTGGCCGAGCTGTCGCAGGCGCTGCGCCGCACCGATGCGCCCGGTTCGCGCCGCGCCATCGCCGAGGCCATCCGCCGCGGCAACGTCGGCGTCGAGCGCCTGCCCGGCAAGCACGGTCAGCGCCGCCACTTCGTGTCGTTCGTCGTGATGATCGACGACACGGCCGGCCAGCTGGGGCGGCTCTTCGGCGACCTGGGCGAGCTCGGCGTGAACGTGGAGGACTTCCGGCTCGAGCACTCGCCCGGCGCGCCGCTGGGGCTGGCCGAGATCGCCGTCGAGCGGTCGATCCTGGAGACATGTGTGGAGGGCCTGGAGGCCCGCGGGTGGCGGATTGCGAGCACCGACGATGACTGA
- a CDS encoding pseudouridine synthase: protein MDHNASADEGIRLQKVLANAGVASRRASEELIVQGRVRVNGRVVTELGSRIDPERDLVDVDGTAVQLDASKRYVMLNKPTGVVSSMKDDRGRKDLRAFTRDWPERLFNVGRLDADTSGLLVLTNDGELAQVLAHPSFGVTKVYIAKVKGTVTPQTIAKLTRGIELEDGPIHADKARLLDTSGGSSLVELTLHSGRNRIVRRMMAEVGHPVVELVRRQFGPLHLGTLPVGRARELTKVELGALLTLSRQGSDAPPAGVERDSDADQEGTP, encoded by the coding sequence ATGGATCACAACGCGTCGGCCGACGAGGGCATCAGGCTGCAGAAGGTGCTCGCGAACGCCGGGGTCGCCTCGCGTCGCGCCTCGGAGGAGCTCATCGTGCAGGGCCGGGTGCGGGTCAACGGCCGGGTGGTCACCGAGCTGGGCAGCCGGATCGACCCCGAGCGCGACCTCGTGGACGTGGACGGCACCGCCGTGCAGCTCGACGCCTCCAAGCGCTACGTCATGCTCAACAAGCCCACGGGCGTCGTCAGCTCCATGAAGGACGACCGCGGCCGGAAGGACCTGCGGGCCTTCACGCGCGACTGGCCCGAGCGGCTGTTCAACGTGGGCCGGCTCGACGCCGACACGAGCGGCCTGCTCGTGCTCACCAACGACGGCGAGCTCGCGCAGGTGCTCGCCCACCCGTCGTTCGGGGTGACCAAGGTGTACATCGCGAAGGTGAAGGGCACCGTCACCCCGCAGACGATCGCGAAGCTCACGCGCGGCATCGAGCTCGAGGACGGGCCCATCCACGCCGACAAGGCGCGCCTGCTCGACACCTCGGGCGGCTCCAGCCTCGTCGAGCTCACCCTGCACTCCGGGCGCAACCGCATCGTGCGGCGCATGATGGCCGAGGTCGGCCACCCCGTCGTCGAGCTCGTGCGGCGCCAGTTCGGCCCGCTGCACCTGGGAACCCTCCCAGTGGGCCGCGCGCGCGAGTTGACTAAGGTGGAACTCGGTGCGCTGCTGACGCTCTCGCGTCAGGGATCGGATGCTCCGCCCGCGGGCGTCGAGCGCGATTCGGACGCAGATCAGGAGGGGACGCCGTGA
- the scpB gene encoding SMC-Scp complex subunit ScpB, translating into MTDENPIETEDAPRPEPVGTVPQRLEAILLIADEPLSLVSLATAVGAPVPAVRQALEGLVADYDGRGSGPRRGFELREVGGGWRLYVRDDFDGLVADYIGGQAPARLSQAALETLAVIAYKQPVTRSQVAQIRAVNVDSVVRTLLARGLITELFTDPETGAINYGTTDQLLQHLGINSLDELPPISPLLDDGADGFDDIA; encoded by the coding sequence ATGACCGATGAGAACCCGATCGAGACCGAGGACGCGCCGCGCCCCGAGCCCGTGGGCACCGTGCCGCAGCGGCTGGAGGCGATCCTGCTCATCGCCGACGAGCCGCTCAGCCTCGTGAGCCTCGCGACCGCCGTGGGCGCCCCCGTGCCCGCCGTGCGGCAGGCGCTCGAGGGCCTCGTGGCCGACTACGACGGCCGGGGATCGGGCCCGCGCCGCGGGTTCGAGCTGCGCGAGGTCGGCGGCGGCTGGCGCCTGTACGTGCGCGACGACTTCGACGGGCTCGTGGCCGACTACATCGGCGGTCAGGCGCCCGCGCGGCTGTCGCAGGCCGCGCTCGAGACGCTCGCGGTGATCGCGTACAAGCAGCCGGTGACGCGCTCGCAGGTGGCGCAGATCCGCGCCGTCAACGTCGACTCCGTCGTGCGGACGCTCCTGGCGCGCGGGCTCATCACCGAGCTGTTCACCGATCCCGAGACGGGCGCGATCAACTACGGGACCACCGATCAGCTGCTGCAGCACCTCGGCATCAACTCGCTCGACGAGCTGCCGCCGATCTCGCCGCTGCTCGATGACGGCGCGGACGGGTTCGACGACATCGCCTGA
- a CDS encoding segregation and condensation protein A: protein MTDPRSPGEDAAEADGGAPESADERSFRVSLSNFDGPFDLLLQLISKHEMDITEIALSKVTDEFIAYLRDLDSGEELERASEFLVVAATLLDMKVAGLLPQGELVDAESVALLEARDLLFARLLQYRAFKEVSGWFAQRLRAEEGRHARSVPLDPKYRARTPELVWTLTPDDFAAIALLALTPRDIPAVGLDHLHAPLVSIREQAAIVVSTLRSAETMTFRELIAGVSQAGVVVARFISVLELYRHAAVSFEQLEPLGELTLRWTAEHWSEDTLATLGADYDR, encoded by the coding sequence ATGACCGATCCGCGTTCGCCGGGCGAGGACGCCGCCGAGGCGGACGGCGGGGCGCCGGAGTCCGCCGACGAGCGCTCGTTCCGGGTGTCGCTGAGCAACTTCGACGGGCCGTTCGACCTGCTGCTGCAGCTCATCTCGAAGCACGAGATGGACATCACCGAGATCGCGCTGAGCAAGGTGACCGACGAGTTCATCGCCTACCTGCGCGACCTCGACTCCGGCGAGGAGCTGGAGCGGGCCAGCGAGTTCCTCGTGGTGGCGGCCACCCTGCTCGACATGAAGGTGGCGGGCCTGCTGCCGCAGGGCGAGCTCGTCGACGCCGAGTCGGTGGCGCTGCTCGAGGCCCGCGACCTGCTCTTCGCGCGCCTGCTGCAGTACCGCGCGTTCAAGGAGGTCTCGGGCTGGTTCGCGCAGCGCCTGCGCGCGGAGGAGGGCCGCCACGCGCGATCGGTGCCGCTCGACCCGAAGTACCGGGCGCGCACGCCCGAGCTGGTGTGGACCCTCACGCCCGACGACTTCGCCGCGATCGCGCTGCTCGCGCTGACGCCGCGCGACATCCCCGCGGTCGGGCTGGATCACCTGCACGCGCCGCTCGTGAGCATCCGCGAGCAGGCCGCGATCGTCGTCTCGACGCTGCGCAGCGCCGAGACGATGACGTTCCGCGAGCTGATCGCGGGCGTCTCGCAGGCCGGGGTGGTCGTGGCCCGCTTCATCTCGGTGCTGGAGCTGTACCGTCACGCGGCGGTGTCGTTCGAGCAGCTCGAGCCGCTGGGCGAGCTCACGCTGCGGTGGACGGCCGAGCACTGGTCCGAGGACACACTGGCGACCCTGGGGGCCGACTATGACCGATGA
- a CDS encoding ParA family protein: MAQKSKTSKDETVLGPTGRPYQGFPTPPKLDRHGPARIIALCNQKGGVGKTTTSINLAASLAEYGRKVLAVDFDPQGALSAGLGIQTHDVPTIYDLLLDTKRDPREAIVPTATEGLDLIPANIDLSAAEVHLVNEVARESILSHVLRRVSADYDVILIDCQPSLGLLTVNALTAAHGVLIPLECEFFALRGVALLIETIEKVKDRLNPTIELDGLLATMYDARTLHSREVLERIVETFGDKVFETVIGRTVKFPDASVAGQPLTEYAPEHPAAQAYLRLARELVARGAVA, from the coding sequence GTGGCGCAGAAGTCGAAGACCTCGAAGGATGAGACGGTCCTCGGTCCGACGGGGCGTCCCTACCAGGGCTTCCCGACGCCGCCGAAGCTGGATCGGCACGGCCCGGCGCGCATCATCGCGCTGTGCAACCAGAAGGGCGGCGTCGGCAAGACGACCACGTCGATCAACCTGGCCGCATCGCTCGCCGAGTACGGCCGCAAGGTGCTCGCCGTCGACTTCGACCCGCAGGGCGCGCTGTCGGCGGGGCTCGGGATCCAGACCCACGACGTGCCGACGATCTACGACCTGCTGCTCGACACCAAGCGCGACCCGCGCGAGGCGATCGTGCCGACGGCGACCGAGGGCCTGGACCTCATCCCGGCGAACATCGACCTGTCGGCCGCCGAGGTGCACCTCGTCAACGAGGTCGCGCGCGAGTCGATCCTCTCGCACGTGCTGCGCCGCGTGAGCGCCGACTACGACGTGATCCTCATCGACTGCCAGCCGTCGCTGGGCCTGCTCACCGTCAACGCCCTCACGGCGGCGCACGGCGTGCTCATCCCGCTCGAGTGCGAGTTCTTCGCGCTGCGCGGCGTGGCCCTGCTGATCGAGACGATCGAGAAGGTCAAGGACCGCCTCAACCCGACGATCGAGCTGGACGGGCTGCTCGCCACGATGTACGACGCGCGCACCCTGCACTCGCGCGAGGTGCTCGAGCGCATCGTCGAGACGTTCGGCGACAAGGTGTTCGAGACGGTGATCGGCCGCACGGTCAAGTTCCCCGACGCCTCGGTCGCCGGTCAGCCGCTCACCGAGTACGCGCCGGAGCACCCGGCCGCGCAGGCCTACCTGCGGCTCGCGCGCGAGCTGGTCGCCCGCGGCGCCGTCGCGTAG
- the xerD gene encoding site-specific tyrosine recombinase XerD, whose product MRIERAIDGYLRHITIERGLSDHTVAAYRRDLAAYGGWLAERGIADTEAVTPAIVAEFAAERASAEPPPAASSLARLQSSVRGLHRFLAREGIAVDDPAQRLRPPKQARRLPKALTIDQIERLLQAPSPEDPIGIRDRALLELLYATGARVSEAIGLDVDDLAHGDVVRLRGKGSKERIVPVGSFARQAIDAYLTRVRPDLATRGPASPRLFLGARGAPLSRQSAWLVIQSAAERAQLTAHVSPHTLRHSFATHLLQGGADVRVVQELLGHASVATTQIYTHVTVDTLRDIYATSHPRAR is encoded by the coding sequence ATGCGCATCGAGCGGGCGATCGATGGCTACCTGCGTCACATCACGATCGAACGCGGGCTGAGCGATCACACCGTGGCCGCGTACCGCCGCGACCTCGCGGCGTACGGCGGCTGGCTCGCCGAGCGCGGCATCGCCGACACCGAGGCGGTGACGCCGGCGATCGTCGCGGAATTCGCGGCCGAGCGCGCCTCGGCCGAGCCCCCGCCCGCCGCCTCGTCGCTGGCCCGGCTGCAGTCCTCGGTGCGCGGGCTGCACCGGTTCCTTGCGCGCGAGGGCATCGCCGTGGACGACCCCGCGCAGCGGCTGCGCCCGCCCAAGCAGGCGCGGCGCCTGCCGAAGGCGCTCACGATCGATCAGATCGAGCGGCTGCTGCAGGCCCCGTCGCCCGAGGATCCGATCGGCATCCGCGACCGCGCCCTGCTCGAGCTGCTGTACGCCACCGGCGCGCGTGTCTCGGAGGCGATCGGCCTCGACGTGGACGACCTCGCGCACGGCGACGTCGTGCGGCTGCGCGGCAAGGGATCGAAGGAGCGGATCGTGCCCGTCGGCTCGTTCGCGCGGCAGGCGATCGACGCCTACCTCACGCGCGTGCGGCCCGACCTCGCCACGCGCGGCCCCGCGTCGCCGAGGCTGTTCCTCGGCGCCCGCGGCGCGCCGCTGTCGCGCCAGAGCGCGTGGCTCGTGATCCAGTCGGCCGCCGAGCGCGCCCAGCTGACCGCGCACGTGTCGCCCCACACCCTGCGGCACTCCTTCGCGACGCACCTGCTGCAGGGCGGGGCCGACGTGCGCGTCGTCCAGGAGCTGCTCGGCCACGCCTCCGTGGCGACCACGCAGATCTACACGCACGTCACCGTCGACACGCTGCGGGACATCTACGCGACGAGCCACCCCCGGGCGAGGTAG
- a CDS encoding NUDIX domain-containing protein has product MTLRDERVDIPITETRTGYRGRVWDVVEDRLDYNGHDIVRHYIAHPGASAIVAIDDAERVLLIQQYRHPIRTREWEIPAGLHDVDGEDHLAGAQRELAEEADLVAEHWESLGTFALSPGSSAELIEIFLATGLSASGETFAREAEESDMLLEWVPLEEALQGVRDGRFANATLALGLLLAADRIRRRGA; this is encoded by the coding sequence GTGACCCTGCGCGACGAGCGCGTCGACATCCCCATCACCGAGACCCGCACCGGCTACCGCGGGCGGGTCTGGGACGTCGTCGAGGATCGCCTCGACTACAACGGGCACGACATCGTCCGGCACTACATCGCCCACCCGGGCGCGTCGGCGATCGTCGCGATCGACGACGCGGAGCGCGTGCTGCTGATCCAGCAGTACCGCCACCCGATCCGCACGCGCGAGTGGGAGATCCCCGCCGGCCTCCACGACGTCGACGGCGAGGACCACCTCGCGGGCGCGCAGCGCGAACTGGCCGAGGAGGCCGATCTCGTCGCGGAGCACTGGGAGAGCCTGGGCACCTTCGCCCTCAGCCCCGGCAGCAGCGCCGAGCTCATCGAGATCTTCCTCGCGACCGGGCTGTCGGCGTCGGGCGAGACCTTCGCCCGCGAGGCCGAGGAGTCCGACATGCTGCTCGAGTGGGTGCCGCTCGAGGAGGCCCTGCAGGGCGTGCGCGACGGGCGCTTCGCCAACGCGACGCTCGCGCTGGGCCTGCTGCTCGCCGCCGATCGGATCCGCCGCCGCGGGGCCTGA